In one Parageobacillus genomosp. 1 genomic region, the following are encoded:
- a CDS encoding HIT family protein translates to MDCLGCRIAHGLEPTYIVYDDELVTCVLDIDPFNEGHMLILPKQHIRELEEMDEELSLHVMKTSQLCANVLKQRYGADGITICQNGGVFNDLGHYHMHIIPRFIGDGFTWSESLFDTGAKQRLAETAANLKIYFHRVLGKS, encoded by the coding sequence GTGGATTGTTTAGGATGCCGGATTGCGCATGGATTAGAACCAACATATATAGTATATGATGATGAGCTAGTCACTTGTGTGCTCGATATTGATCCATTCAACGAAGGACATATGCTTATTTTACCGAAGCAACATATTCGGGAATTGGAAGAAATGGATGAGGAGCTGTCGCTGCATGTGATGAAAACATCGCAATTATGTGCAAACGTGCTAAAACAACGGTATGGGGCGGACGGCATTACCATTTGCCAAAATGGCGGTGTGTTTAACGATTTGGGGCATTATCATATGCATATTATTCCTCGGTTTATCGGGGACGGATTTACATGGAGTGAATCGCTGTTCGATACAGGAGCGAAGCAGCGGCTTGCCGAAACAGCCGCTAATCTGAAAATCTATTTTCATCGTGTTTTAGGAAAGTCCTAA
- a CDS encoding GrpB family protein — MTIIARKVEVVPFCEQWATMFTEEAEKLKRVFGEQCLRIYHIGSTAIPGMSAKPIVDIMIEVHDIDYVDSYNDAMAALGYQAMGENGIPKRRYFQKGRDERTHHVHVFPAGSEHIARHIAFKEYMIAHPEEAKAYSRLKEALAKQFPADIEAYIKGKDAFVKEIEKKALAWYKQKQ, encoded by the coding sequence GTGACGATCATCGCGAGGAAAGTAGAAGTCGTCCCGTTTTGTGAACAATGGGCAACGATGTTTACCGAGGAAGCAGAAAAGCTGAAACGGGTATTTGGTGAACAATGTTTGCGCATCTACCATATCGGCAGCACGGCCATTCCGGGGATGAGTGCCAAGCCTATCGTTGATATCATGATAGAGGTCCATGATATTGACTATGTCGACAGTTATAACGATGCGATGGCAGCGCTTGGCTATCAAGCGATGGGAGAAAACGGCATTCCGAAGCGCCGCTATTTCCAAAAAGGCAGGGATGAGCGCACCCACCATGTCCATGTGTTTCCGGCAGGAAGCGAGCATATTGCGAGACATATAGCGTTTAAGGAATATATGATCGCGCATCCCGAGGAGGCCAAGGCATACAGCCGCCTGAAAGAAGCGCTTGCCAAACAGTTTCCTGCCGATATCGAAGCATATATAAAAGGAAAAGACGCATTCGTAAAAGAAATCGAGAAGAAAGCGTTAGCCTGGTACAAACAGAAACAATAA
- a CDS encoding cupin domain-containing protein — MKRSKDNAEHYIWGGRCDGWHLVKDSDWSIIHEKMPAGTAEVRHYHQKAKQFFFVLSGILTLEIDGKEIVLTRHEGVEIPPLTPHQAFNRSSEDVEFLVISQPASQGDRVSL; from the coding sequence ATGAAACGGAGCAAGGATAATGCCGAACATTATATATGGGGCGGTCGCTGTGACGGGTGGCATTTAGTAAAAGATTCAGATTGGAGTATCATTCATGAGAAGATGCCGGCCGGCACTGCCGAAGTACGACATTATCACCAAAAGGCAAAGCAATTTTTCTTTGTTTTATCGGGAATTCTCACATTAGAAATCGATGGTAAGGAAATCGTTCTTACTCGTCACGAAGGAGTCGAAATCCCTCCGCTTACCCCTCATCAAGCGTTTAACCGATCAAGTGAGGATGTGGAGTTTCTTGTTATTTCGCAACCAGCTTCTCAAGGAGATCGAGTAAGTTTATAA
- a CDS encoding thiol-disulfide oxidoreductase DCC family protein — protein MNPIILFDGVCSLCSASVQFIIVRDPSAVFRFASLQSESGEALRQKFGVPEVDSLVLLEDGRYYTKSSAALRICRRLKGAWKLFYLFWLIPKPLRDYVYDFVAKHRYQWFGKRDCCLMPTPDIRARFLDEQQSDNREENVCLLSYSE, from the coding sequence ATGAATCCAATTATTTTGTTTGACGGCGTTTGTTCGCTTTGCAGCGCCAGCGTGCAATTTATTATCGTGCGCGACCCGAGTGCGGTGTTTCGTTTTGCGTCTTTGCAAAGTGAATCAGGAGAGGCGCTGCGGCAAAAGTTTGGGGTTCCCGAGGTGGACAGTCTCGTGTTGCTCGAAGACGGCCGCTATTATACGAAGTCAAGCGCCGCTCTCCGCATTTGCCGGCGACTGAAAGGCGCTTGGAAACTGTTTTATTTGTTTTGGCTTATTCCGAAGCCGCTGCGGGATTATGTATATGATTTTGTTGCTAAACATCGGTATCAATGGTTTGGAAAACGGGATTGTTGTCTTATGCCTACTCCTGATATTCGCGCGCGGTTTCTTGATGAGCAACAAAGCGACAATAGGGAGGAAAATGTTTGCTTATTGTCGTATTCGGAATAA
- a CDS encoding SOS response-associated peptidase, producing the protein MCGRFSLMADIMQLQALFHFVYAGTIPPRFNIAPSQEVLTVVEENGTRIGKMMKWGLVPSWANDPKIGWKMINARAETVDEKASFRHALKRRRCLILADGFYEWKKEGTKKIPYRFALRNGEPFAFAGLWETWDKHGETLYTCTIITTKANELVGTIHDRMPVILPQEWHDAWLDPKLEDTDYVKSLLQPYPAEEMKMYEVSTVVNSPKNDVIECIEPVHSE; encoded by the coding sequence ATGTGCGGACGTTTTTCGTTAATGGCTGATATTATGCAGCTGCAAGCATTGTTCCATTTTGTTTATGCTGGAACGATCCCTCCCCGCTTCAACATCGCTCCAAGCCAAGAGGTGCTGACCGTTGTGGAGGAGAATGGAACACGAATTGGGAAGATGATGAAGTGGGGGCTCGTGCCATCTTGGGCAAACGATCCGAAAATCGGCTGGAAAATGATCAACGCCAGGGCGGAAACGGTCGATGAAAAAGCGAGCTTCCGCCATGCGCTGAAGCGCCGGCGCTGTTTGATTTTAGCGGACGGATTTTATGAGTGGAAAAAGGAAGGGACGAAGAAAATTCCGTACCGATTTGCGCTGCGAAACGGAGAGCCATTTGCGTTTGCGGGGTTGTGGGAGACATGGGACAAACATGGTGAAACTCTGTATACGTGTACCATTATTACGACAAAGGCAAATGAATTGGTAGGTACGATTCATGATCGCATGCCTGTGATATTACCACAAGAGTGGCATGACGCATGGTTAGACCCGAAGTTAGAGGATACTGATTATGTCAAATCACTATTGCAGCCGTATCCTGCCGAAGAGATGAAAATGTACGAAGTGTCAACGGTTGTCAATTCGCCGAAAAACGATGTAATAGAATGCATTGAGCCAGTCCATAGCGAGTAA
- a CDS encoding monovalent cation:proton antiporter family protein, whose amino-acid sequence MAEQSSITSLLIVVVVAFLTPILLNRLRLQVIPVVVAEIIAGIIIGKTGFNLVKPDMWIETLSTLGFLFLMFLSGLEIDFSAFANKPKANRKQKEPNQFVVASLIFLAIFALSYGLSYLFVLAGYIDNAFLMTLIISTISLGVVVPTLKDTNLMKTTIGQTILLVAVIADLATMILLAVFVSIYEPGHKSIWFLLGLFAAGVAFYFVGKYFKKHSFMETMAKGTVQIGTRAVFTLIIVLVALSETLGAEKILGAFLAGVLVSLLSPNKELVHQLDSFGYGFFIPIFFVMVGVDLDLRALVTEPKILTMIPLLVAALAISKIIPVSLLRIWYDTKTTFAAAFLLVSTLSLVIAAATIAERIGVIDENMKGALILVAVISSIVSPILFKKLFVKPKEEDKKIAISFIGTNQFTLSAARELDEHRYEVTLYHIQQEKMELPLSGHVFPIVDIEDYSLPTLEKREAFAADVVIAWTGDEKVNAEVALAAKERGVERVLALAETPVQVEQLKAAGIEVMSVLLSSTSMLKASIESPRVARMFINKDATLHEITMNNNEYDGIPLRRFPFMGDCIIVRIFRENESIVPHGDTELHKGDRLIVTGSSEYVAELRELLE is encoded by the coding sequence ATGGCGGAACAGTCATCGATTACTTCGTTGTTAATTGTCGTTGTCGTTGCTTTTTTGACGCCAATATTATTGAATCGTTTGCGCCTGCAGGTTATTCCTGTTGTCGTGGCGGAAATTATCGCCGGCATTATAATCGGGAAGACCGGATTTAATCTTGTCAAACCGGACATGTGGATTGAAACGTTATCGACATTAGGCTTTTTGTTTTTAATGTTTTTAAGTGGATTAGAAATTGATTTTTCCGCGTTTGCGAATAAACCGAAGGCAAACAGGAAACAAAAGGAACCGAATCAATTTGTCGTCGCTTCGTTGATCTTTTTGGCTATTTTCGCGTTGTCTTATGGGCTTTCCTATTTATTTGTATTAGCAGGTTATATTGATAATGCGTTTTTAATGACATTAATTATTTCTACTATTTCGCTTGGTGTTGTTGTTCCTACGTTAAAAGACACTAATCTCATGAAAACGACGATCGGACAGACCATTTTACTTGTTGCGGTTATTGCTGATTTAGCGACAATGATTTTATTGGCGGTTTTCGTTTCGATTTATGAACCAGGACATAAAAGCATTTGGTTCCTTCTTGGCTTGTTTGCCGCAGGTGTCGCTTTTTATTTTGTTGGTAAATATTTCAAGAAACATTCCTTTATGGAAACGATGGCAAAAGGAACGGTGCAGATCGGCACGCGCGCCGTATTTACGCTGATTATCGTCTTGGTCGCCCTATCGGAGACATTAGGTGCCGAAAAAATTTTAGGGGCGTTTTTAGCAGGGGTGCTCGTTTCTTTGCTGTCGCCGAATAAAGAATTGGTGCATCAATTAGATTCCTTTGGTTACGGATTTTTTATCCCGATCTTTTTTGTCATGGTTGGAGTCGATTTAGATTTGCGGGCGCTGGTCACCGAGCCGAAGATTTTAACGATGATTCCGCTATTGGTGGCTGCATTAGCGATTTCGAAAATTATTCCTGTTTCTCTATTAAGAATCTGGTATGACACAAAAACAACGTTCGCCGCGGCGTTTTTGCTTGTTTCGACATTGTCGCTCGTCATTGCCGCGGCTACGATTGCCGAGCGCATCGGCGTCATTGACGAAAATATGAAGGGCGCGCTTATTTTGGTGGCGGTCATCTCCAGCATCGTTTCGCCGATTTTGTTTAAAAAACTATTTGTGAAGCCGAAAGAGGAAGACAAAAAGATTGCCATTTCGTTTATTGGCACGAACCAATTTACGTTATCGGCCGCAAGGGAATTAGATGAACACCGCTATGAAGTGACGCTGTATCATATCCAGCAAGAAAAAATGGAACTGCCGCTTTCCGGCCACGTGTTTCCGATTGTGGATATCGAGGACTATTCGCTGCCAACATTGGAGAAGCGTGAAGCGTTTGCCGCCGATGTTGTTATTGCTTGGACGGGAGATGAGAAAGTGAACGCCGAGGTCGCATTGGCGGCAAAGGAGCGGGGAGTGGAACGGGTGCTTGCGCTGGCGGAAACACCGGTGCAAGTCGAACAGCTAAAGGCGGCAGGCATCGAAGTCATGTCCGTCTTGCTGTCGTCGACATCGATGCTGAAGGCGTCGATTGAATCGCCGCGAGTGGCGCGGATGTTTATAAACAAAGATGCAACATTACATGAAATTACGATGAATAACAATGAATATGATGGAATCCCGCTCCGCCGCTTTCCGTTTATGGGCGATTGCATTATCGTCCGCATTTTCCGTGAAAATGAATCGATCGTTCCACATGGGGATACGGAACTACATAAGGGCGACCGCCTCATTGTCACCGGCTCAAGTGAGTATGTTGCTGAGCTGCGGGAGCTGTTGGAATAG
- a CDS encoding DUF5680 domain-containing protein, whose protein sequence is MERDTANFIDFLVEAKKRTYASETNNASVRPLWNGAKQLEYQKGDYLYRDIYFGSVFFAGQEVVEEKERPVWSMVYSGGIVIPSLPREQVASVYAFLRKALRLVDMQAPYRGPRQWQDGPYTYQNDYEGTWERFYGEERILIAGEKVYKLRYSGGMIIP, encoded by the coding sequence ATGGAAAGAGATACGGCAAATTTCATTGATTTTCTAGTGGAAGCAAAAAAACGGACATACGCTTCCGAGACGAATAATGCGTCGGTCCGTCCTTTATGGAACGGAGCAAAGCAGCTGGAATATCAGAAGGGAGACTATTTATACCGCGATATTTATTTCGGCTCCGTTTTTTTCGCTGGGCAAGAAGTAGTAGAAGAAAAAGAGAGGCCAGTATGGTCGATGGTATATTCAGGAGGCATCGTTATTCCCAGCTTACCACGGGAACAAGTAGCTTCTGTTTATGCGTTTTTACGTAAGGCGCTCCGATTAGTTGATATGCAAGCGCCATATCGCGGCCCGCGTCAATGGCAAGATGGTCCGTATACATATCAAAATGATTATGAAGGCACATGGGAACGCTTTTATGGGGAAGAGCGTATTTTGATCGCAGGCGAAAAAGTGTATAAGTTACGCTACAGCGGCGGTATGATAATACCGTGA
- a CDS encoding acyl-CoA dehydrogenase family protein yields MRRLRDIDPNLLANLKKYLDDELYAYAEEKLEQFYQLCMTDIDRRAVHTDREGQPRLIKYDRFGNDISEVWVNEGYQQTAKQTYETGIVGYVHKPIPELGRKGNYIYSYAQGYLLSQVETGFYCPVTLTMATAYLLEHFADEELKKKYLPHVISTGEVELYEGATFLTERQGGSDVGANAVRAVPCGDHYKLYGEKYFASNAGRCGVATVLARIDGSEPGTKGLSLFLVPWRNENGTLNGIQIRRLKDKLGVRAVPSAEVVFDGAKAYVIGDPKKGFYYMMEALNLSRVCNAVGSIGIMKRALEEAKQYAANRTAFGRKLTDYPMVRETLANLTARQEVQTSACFDMISVFDRVMTAPDEATEDEKAWNRLLIALLKMRTAEEAIAFAHEAIEMHGGNGYIEDFVTPRLLRDAQVLTVWEGTANILGLEVLRLMRKYRVHEQFIAKMTKALSTLSADVERLATPVKQGLHELAEALKQLNGQPEEVQTFHAKKIANRLCDIYLSVVALERAQENERNCLIAQLFLQHIWNRHLVDEQMLSVRHFEMIIHEQKQLSFS; encoded by the coding sequence ATGAGACGGCTGCGCGACATTGATCCGAATTTACTCGCCAACTTGAAAAAGTATTTAGATGACGAGTTGTATGCCTATGCCGAAGAAAAGCTGGAACAATTCTATCAGCTTTGCATGACCGATATTGACCGCCGCGCTGTACACACCGACCGGGAAGGACAGCCGCGCCTGATCAAATACGATCGCTTTGGCAATGATATTTCCGAAGTATGGGTCAATGAAGGCTACCAGCAGACCGCGAAACAAACGTATGAAACGGGAATCGTCGGCTACGTCCATAAGCCGATTCCTGAGCTAGGACGGAAAGGAAATTACATTTATTCGTACGCACAAGGCTACCTGTTGTCGCAGGTGGAGACAGGTTTTTATTGCCCGGTGACGTTGACCATGGCCACCGCTTATTTGCTAGAGCATTTTGCCGATGAGGAATTGAAGAAGAAATATTTGCCGCATGTGATTTCTACCGGGGAAGTCGAGCTGTATGAAGGCGCCACTTTTTTAACGGAGCGCCAGGGCGGCTCTGACGTTGGCGCCAATGCGGTGCGCGCCGTTCCGTGCGGTGATCATTACAAGCTGTATGGCGAAAAATATTTTGCCAGCAACGCCGGCCGCTGCGGCGTCGCCACCGTTCTAGCGCGCATCGACGGGAGCGAGCCGGGAACAAAAGGGCTGAGCTTATTTCTCGTCCCGTGGCGCAACGAAAACGGCACGCTAAACGGCATTCAAATCCGCCGCTTGAAAGATAAGCTCGGGGTGCGCGCCGTGCCATCCGCAGAGGTTGTCTTTGACGGGGCGAAAGCGTATGTCATCGGCGATCCGAAAAAAGGCTTCTATTATATGATGGAGGCGTTAAACTTGTCGCGCGTCTGCAATGCGGTCGGGTCGATCGGTATTATGAAGCGGGCGTTAGAGGAGGCAAAACAGTATGCCGCTAACCGCACCGCTTTTGGCCGCAAGCTGACCGACTATCCGATGGTAAGGGAAACGCTCGCCAATTTGACGGCAAGGCAAGAAGTACAAACGAGCGCCTGCTTTGACATGATTTCCGTGTTCGACCGCGTCATGACTGCGCCGGATGAAGCGACGGAGGACGAAAAAGCGTGGAACCGTCTTCTCATCGCCTTGCTCAAGATGCGCACCGCTGAAGAAGCGATTGCCTTTGCCCATGAAGCGATCGAAATGCACGGCGGCAACGGCTATATCGAAGATTTTGTGACACCGCGCTTGCTTCGCGACGCGCAAGTGCTGACGGTATGGGAAGGGACGGCCAACATTTTAGGACTGGAAGTATTGCGGTTAATGCGCAAATACCGCGTTCATGAGCAGTTTATTGCCAAAATGACGAAGGCGCTCTCTACGCTTTCCGCCGATGTAGAGCGGCTCGCCACCCCGGTGAAGCAAGGATTGCACGAACTTGCGGAAGCGTTGAAACAGCTAAACGGCCAACCAGAAGAGGTACAAACATTTCACGCGAAAAAAATCGCCAACCGCCTTTGCGACATTTATTTAAGCGTCGTCGCCCTCGAGCGTGCACAGGAAAATGAGCGGAATTGCTTGATTGCCCAGCTCTTTTTACAGCACATTTGGAATCGTCATTTAGTGGATGAACAGATGCTTTCTGTTCGCCATTTTGAAATGATTATTCATGAACAGAAGCAGCTATCTTTTTCATAA
- a CDS encoding class I adenylate-forming enzyme family protein produces the protein MNISELLARNARKFPDKTAIIDGDIVLSYAEVDRTVNRLASSLSRLGICQGDKVILYMPNTKEFAFAYFAVLRLGAIVVPVNARLTASEVQYILHHSEAKAVIAHEWICGQLDSLVGQENIVWIKTGEAADGWVSMADLIAAGTPDPIVCPLNEEDEATILYTSGTTGRPKGVLFTHRNIFAVATMMVIETKMDRHSRILHMMPLSHSAPLHLFFVGGTYVGATHVLAPAFSPEALLQLVEQHEITHFFGAPVAYLLTAKHPRLHDYNLSSIRYWTYGGAPLSRDEVLFIASQFRTDRLMCLYGLTEAGPNGTYLSPEEHAAKAGSVGKYAALHCEVKIVDDQGKEVPSGEIGEIVLRGESVMKGYYKDEEKTKETIKDGWLSTGDLARRDEDGYIWVVDRKKDIIISGGVNIYPKEVEDVLRTHPDIIDVAIVGVPHPEWGETAKAFVVAARPLENLAEDCKRFLKGKIADYKIPRLYEQIEELPRNATGKVLKQVLRGKHDETAARH, from the coding sequence ATGAACATTTCGGAACTGCTCGCCCGCAATGCGAGAAAATTTCCGGATAAAACTGCGATCATTGATGGAGATATAGTGCTTTCGTATGCGGAAGTGGACCGGACTGTCAACCGCCTGGCTTCGTCGCTTTCCCGGCTTGGCATTTGCCAAGGCGATAAAGTCATTTTGTATATGCCGAATACGAAAGAATTTGCGTTTGCTTACTTTGCCGTGCTTCGCCTTGGCGCCATTGTCGTTCCTGTTAATGCGCGCCTCACTGCTTCCGAGGTGCAATATATTCTTCATCATAGTGAAGCCAAAGCGGTGATCGCCCATGAATGGATTTGCGGGCAGCTTGATTCGCTTGTAGGCCAAGAGAATATTGTTTGGATTAAAACAGGAGAAGCAGCCGATGGATGGGTATCCATGGCTGACTTGATAGCGGCAGGGACGCCGGATCCGATTGTTTGCCCGCTGAACGAAGAGGATGAAGCAACGATTTTGTACACATCGGGAACAACAGGACGGCCGAAGGGAGTATTGTTTACGCACCGCAACATTTTTGCCGTCGCGACGATGATGGTCATCGAGACGAAAATGGACCGCCACAGCCGCATTTTGCATATGATGCCTCTCAGCCATTCCGCACCGCTGCATTTGTTTTTTGTCGGCGGCACCTATGTCGGTGCCACCCATGTACTGGCACCCGCGTTTTCTCCAGAAGCATTGCTCCAGCTTGTCGAACAGCACGAAATCACCCACTTTTTTGGTGCGCCTGTTGCTTATTTACTGACCGCAAAGCATCCGCGCCTGCATGACTATAATCTTTCTTCCATCCGCTATTGGACGTACGGCGGCGCGCCATTGTCACGCGATGAGGTGTTGTTTATTGCCAGCCAATTCCGCACCGACCGCCTCATGTGTTTGTACGGACTCACCGAAGCGGGTCCGAACGGAACGTATTTATCGCCGGAGGAGCACGCCGCAAAAGCCGGCAGCGTCGGCAAATACGCCGCCCTTCATTGCGAAGTGAAAATCGTTGATGACCAAGGGAAGGAAGTGCCGTCGGGGGAAATCGGCGAGATTGTGCTGCGCGGGGAAAGCGTGATGAAAGGCTATTATAAAGATGAAGAAAAGACGAAGGAAACGATCAAAGACGGCTGGCTCTCTACCGGCGATTTGGCCCGCCGCGATGAAGACGGCTATATTTGGGTAGTCGATCGCAAAAAAGACATCATTATTTCCGGCGGCGTTAACATTTATCCGAAAGAAGTGGAAGATGTGCTGCGAACGCATCCGGACATTATCGATGTCGCAATCGTCGGCGTTCCGCATCCGGAATGGGGAGAAACGGCAAAAGCGTTTGTCGTTGCCGCCAGACCGCTGGAAAATCTCGCGGAAGATTGTAAACGTTTTCTAAAAGGAAAGATCGCTGATTATAAAATTCCGCGCTTATATGAGCAAATCGAGGAACTGCCGCGCAACGCGACAGGAAAGGTGTTAAAACAAGTGTTAAGGGGGAAGCACGATGAGACGGCTGCGCGACATTGA
- a CDS encoding MerR family transcriptional regulator translates to MRYFTISQLAQEFDISTRTIRYYEERGLIAPIRTESGQRLYTKKERAKLKLILRGKRFGFSLEEIHEMISLFDQDRTGRKQLERTIEYGRQKIKEVNERIDDLMQLKEEMEAMLVDFEKRLRELEGLEG, encoded by the coding sequence ATGCGTTACTTCACTATTTCCCAACTGGCACAGGAATTTGATATTAGCACACGGACGATCCGCTATTATGAAGAACGCGGGTTGATTGCGCCGATTCGCACGGAATCGGGGCAGCGGCTGTACACAAAAAAGGAGCGCGCGAAATTAAAGCTGATTTTGCGCGGCAAGCGCTTTGGCTTTTCGCTTGAGGAAATCCATGAAATGATTTCGCTTTTTGATCAAGACCGCACCGGACGGAAACAGCTGGAAAGAACGATTGAATATGGAAGGCAGAAAATAAAGGAGGTGAACGAGCGGATCGACGATCTCATGCAGCTGAAAGAGGAGATGGAAGCGATGCTAGTGGATTTTGAAAAGCGATTGCGCGAATTGGAGGGATTGGAAGGATGA
- a CDS encoding ABC transporter permease, giving the protein MRRYVRIFREFFRACFVEELEYRSEFLGNLISSFFGIGIAILTVNIFFYQTDQLGGWTYADVLVLLGVFNTLRGLIDFALRPNMPRLLEHVRRGTLDYILTKPVDSMFYVSFRHLVFWRLIDVLLGLGVIGYGLVEKHYIPSLVDVVIFIVTITASFVLIYSLWMMLMTTSFWVIRIDDLSFIFDSFFETARFPVGMYRGWVRVVLTYVLPAAVITNMPALSLLGKWNMTTALIAVLLALVFLWLARRFWRFALRFYTSASS; this is encoded by the coding sequence ATGCGAAGATATGTGCGGATTTTCCGCGAGTTTTTCCGCGCCTGTTTTGTGGAAGAATTGGAATATCGCAGCGAGTTTCTCGGCAATCTTATCTCCAGCTTTTTTGGCATCGGGATTGCGATTTTGACAGTCAACATCTTTTTCTATCAGACCGATCAATTGGGAGGCTGGACGTATGCCGATGTGCTTGTCTTGCTCGGCGTCTTTAATACGCTTAGAGGGCTGATTGATTTTGCGCTGCGTCCGAATATGCCGCGTTTATTAGAACATGTTCGGAGAGGGACGTTAGACTATATTTTGACAAAACCAGTCGACAGCATGTTTTACGTCAGCTTCCGCCATTTAGTGTTTTGGCGCCTGATTGATGTGTTGCTTGGTCTCGGTGTCATTGGCTACGGATTAGTAGAAAAACATTATATTCCGTCACTAGTGGATGTGGTCATCTTTATCGTGACGATCACTGCTTCGTTTGTGTTAATTTATTCGTTATGGATGATGCTGATGACGACGTCGTTTTGGGTCATCCGCATTGACGACTTGTCCTTTATTTTTGATTCGTTTTTTGAAACAGCAAGATTTCCGGTCGGCATGTACCGCGGCTGGGTGCGCGTTGTGCTGACATATGTACTGCCCGCCGCTGTCATTACGAACATGCCGGCGTTGTCGTTGTTAGGAAAGTGGAATATGACGACCGCGCTCATCGCCGTTTTGCTGGCCTTGGTCTTTTTATGGCTGGCGCGCCGCTTTTGGCGCTTTGCGCTTCGCTTTTATACGAGCGCGAGCAGTTAA
- a CDS encoding ABC transporter permease, whose product MIRKYIALLRMKYIEMLAYRLATLVWMTGAVTQPLITMVVWMNIDPSQSDAFLFYFMAVIFVERMTSAWDVWELDHEIREGTFSNYIIRPLHPIHWAIAENIVYKVLFLVILVPIWAIAALFVPALRFDVTGGQALLFLAAVLLGAALRFLLSYICGLLGFWITKVTAVYSLLEVISLFLSGRIAPLSMLPPLLQQWSVFLPFRYMIGFPIDIITKAANGHDMLQGFAIASIWMVVFIIALRWIWEAGLKKNQAVGG is encoded by the coding sequence ATGATTCGTAAATACATCGCCCTTCTTCGCATGAAATATATCGAAATGCTTGCCTATCGCCTGGCCACTCTCGTCTGGATGACGGGCGCCGTCACCCAGCCGCTCATTACGATGGTCGTATGGATGAACATTGATCCGTCCCAAAGTGATGCTTTCCTTTTTTACTTTATGGCCGTCATTTTTGTCGAGCGCATGACGAGCGCGTGGGACGTTTGGGAACTCGACCATGAGATTCGCGAAGGGACGTTTTCGAACTATATTATTCGCCCGCTCCATCCGATTCACTGGGCGATCGCGGAAAATATCGTTTATAAAGTGTTATTTCTCGTCATATTAGTGCCGATATGGGCGATAGCGGCACTGTTTGTACCCGCGCTTCGCTTTGATGTGACAGGCGGACAGGCGCTTCTGTTTTTGGCGGCGGTGTTGCTTGGCGCGGCACTGCGCTTTTTGCTCAGTTATATTTGCGGGCTGCTCGGCTTTTGGATTACGAAGGTGACGGCAGTATATAGTTTGTTAGAAGTAATTTCTTTGTTTTTATCGGGGCGAATTGCGCCGCTGTCCATGCTTCCGCCGCTGTTGCAGCAATGGAGCGTCTTCTTGCCGTTTCGCTATATGATTGGCTTTCCGATTGACATTATTACTAAAGCAGCCAACGGCCATGATATGCTGCAAGGTTTCGCCATCGCATCGATTTGGATGGTTGTATTCATCATTGCCCTACGGTGGATATGGGAAGCAGGATTAAAGAAAAATCAGGCAGTAGGTGGTTAA